Below is a genomic region from Drosophila albomicans strain 15112-1751.03 chromosome 2R, ASM965048v2, whole genome shotgun sequence.
GTTGCCGACGTTTGCTCATTGTACGCCTCGATTTCCTTCTTGCGTTGCTGCAAATCGCTGCCTCCGACACATTCGCGTGTCAGTTCTTTGGTATCTGGAGAAAGCgtcaatatatttaagtaaataattataacaacGAGAGTTGTGCTTACACTTGTCCACGCTAAAGTTAAAATCGTCGAATTCCTTCATTGTAGGGcggaaaaatagaaaacaaaactgtgATGATGGCTCAGCGTCTActactgttgttgtgggtAACTACGTAAACACACAAGTGCACAGCTACGTAACGTAAGCAGAGGGGCGTAATGGGtcagtataaaaatactgaaaccAAGCATAGCCGCTCTTTAAATTTTtcgcgtttttttttgtattctctttatgaaaaattatatttggaaGGAGGCTGTGATTAGTGAAGAAGAATACGTTAGGAAAAAATCAatcgaaaacaatttttattaatccGATAAAATCATTCATTTAAGGGCTGATGTGAGTTTCACCGAAATTTTATAATGCAAAAACCGAATGGtccataatttatgcaataattcgaaatatacaatgaaattatatgcatttcaattatataattaatatgacATGAACTATAATTTCACATTTACATATCTAAAATGTGCAAttctatctatatatgtatgcttgACTAGCGACGTTTCACTGTACATCGAATGTCATATGAAGTGTGGCCAACtcaaaatttagtatattttagaaatgtCACTTGTGGTCACACCCAACATAGAAAACAGCTTTAAGAAAGCTCTTCTTCTACGCCGTCGTTTGTTTTGATGAGTAATTTTCAacatattcattcattcctATCAAACACAATTGTTCTCAGGTCGTAAatagttataataaattaattgttgcAATGGATTGGCTTTTCGGCAAAAAGATCTCACCGGATGAGATGCTGCGCAAGAATCAGCGCGCTTTAAACAAAGCGATGCGAGATTTGGATCGCGAGCGTATGAAAATGGAtcaacaagaaaagaaaatcataGCAGACATCAAAAAGATGGCCAAGGAAGGTCAAATGGATGCGGTCAAGATCATGGCCAAGGATCTGGTGCGCACGCGACGCTACTCAAAGAAGTTCATGCTGATGAAGGCAAACATTCAAGCGGTATCGCTGAAAATACAAACGCTCAAATCTCAAAACACAATGGCCCAAGCAATGAAGGGTAAGAGAAGAGAGTTGTGGGAGGAGGTGACTCACATTTAATGCTTATTTAATTGTCAATTGACTTTTAGGTGTCACCAAGGCCATGCAGAACATGAATCGACAACTGAATCTCCCGCAAATCCAAAAGATTCTGCAAGATTTCGAAAAGCAATCCGAGATGATGGACATGAAGGAGGAGATGATCAACGACGCCATCGACGATGCCATGGAGGATGAGGGCGATGAGGAGGAGACCGATGCCGTTGTCTCCCAGGTGCTTGACGAACTTGGCTTGCAGTTGGGCGAACAACTGGGAGATTTGCCTACTGCGTCCGGTTCGTTGTCCGTTGCCGGCGGCGCTGGCGCTCAAAAGACggctgcagctgttgccgcGGGTGGAGCTGGCGGTGGCCCGGCACCAGGAGGTAGTGGAGGCGGCGGAGGAGCAAGTGGAAGTGCCGCTGGAGGCAGCGGAGGTTCCACGCCCATGTCGGATGCCGACGCCGATTTGCAAGCGCGCCTGGACAAGCTGCGCAAGGATTAGGAGCAGCTGCTTTAACTGCCGTTTTGTATGCTTAGCCCACTCTGTTGATTTTATGAAATAACACTTTGATATGCCTGTTTCCCCTGGACAACAATGATTCAAGAAAAACGCTTAACAACTTACGGATAACAAGCGTATATTTCAGTTAAGAAGAAGAGTAAAGGGGAGCTGGGAACACGCATCTAAATCAAGCTAAATAGAACATCCACAGTTAGTTTAAGTTAAGTTTCACTGGAAGCCGTTGGCCAAAAAGACACGTTCCACTTCCTCGAAGACCTTCTCAGCATCGGGACTGGCGTCAATGGTCTTCACTTGGCCCGCCTGCTCAAAGAACTTAATGATAGGCAGCGAGTCGTTGTTGTACGTCTGAATTCGTTTCTTCAAACTCTCCATGTTATCGTCGCTCCTCCCAGAGCCGCTCTGGCCACGTCCCAAACAGCGCTCCACGCAAACATCTTCAGCACAATCgaagaataaaacaaattgcatatCCGCCTTGCCATCCATTTGTCGATTCCAGCCATCCAAGTTGTCCTGGTTACGTGGAAATCCGTCGATGAGGAAACGCGTCTTACCAGAGTTCTTCATGGCATTCTCCAGCAGGGAACACGTGACCTCCACAGGTACAATTTGTCCGTTTCGAATGTAATCCTCGATGAGCTGGCCAAACTGGGAACCTTCACGGGCGCGTTCTTCGCGCAGAAGATCGCCAGCTGAGAGATGTGTGAACTGGAAGCGTTGCACAATTTTGGAACATTGCGTGCCCTTGCCTGCCCCTGGGCCGCCCAAAACGAATACAACCTTTGGCTTTTCACTGGACATTTTCCGGTTGTTGAGTAAGCTGAGGTAATTAATTTGCTGATGGGAATGTGCTTGGAATTGCTGAGTCAGCAGTCGGTGAGGTGTAGCACCTTGAGCAGATGACGACGACTCAACTGTTATCGCTATAAGTCGCGTAAAAGCGCGCCACATTGACAACTAACTATACAAATGAATAGAAAGAATCGTCGTGGTGTATACCTAAATAATTTCCACTGGAAATGCATGTTGTGACGTCACTACGAGACATGCGCCAGCTGTTCAAACAGCGGCCATTTTCTTTGCGTGTGCCTTAGCCAACACTATTAGATTTCGCGCCAactaaaactatttaaatgggtttgaatgtgtgtatatttcagtacagtatataaaacaattttaaatgagttGTGCTTGGTTTTTGTGTATTAAATCGGCCACTAGTTGATATGGTATAATATGTTGAGAGCCCGGCGCAAGATCCACTTCTTCATCATCAACGCCCACGATAACTCCAGAAActgcagccaaaaaaaaaaaataatttgtaaagaTAAACTATCTTCATAATGCAGTAACGACAGTGGTATATCAACTATATCAAAGTTACAAAGCCGTTGCACCTTGCAAACAAAGtttaatgcataaattaaattataaactagACCCACCTGCAATATTCGCTTTGAGGAAGACATGGCTCATCAGATTGGGCGTCACTATGCGCTGCTCGGCCTCGCCACGCTGCTGGTTTGGCATATACTGCGTGGCCACCTTGTTGAAGTACTCATCCACATGGCTGGCAAAGTCCTGAGCATATTTCGCCTCCTCCGGGGAAAGTCGTTTGTCAGCGGCATCGCGTGTTGCTTCCTGGTTGAGTATGTGCTGTGTGTAGGTCTCGATCTTCTGCAGCCGACAACGCAGATAACTAGCCATTATGTAGCGTATGCGTTCCAGCTCCATTTGATGCACCACAAAGCGGAAATCGTTCTTATCGAGATCCTTCATTTGCTCCTCCATGTGCGCCACTTGGGACAACATTAGCTCCAGCATATCTGTCTGGTGCTGCAGCAATTCCGGTGCACAAATCTCATTTGTCCAAGCAGTCTCAAGTATTTCCAAAACCTGATGCAACaatttgcagtttatttttgttaataataatacgagtTCTCTTTACCTTTTGTGCTGTAATGGGTTCCGCAtcttcatcatcgtcgtctTCGAAGCCATTAGCGTAGGCGGCCTCTGTGCTTAAGTCAGGCTCATTTAAAACTTGTTCAGGATTTTCAGTGTCCgacataattaatattttgttaagaAGCAATTATTATTGGCGCGTTCGACAggtaaacaaaagcaaaagcagctgcaTTTGCCCAAGTGAATGGCAAGATTGAAAGATTGCCAACACTGACATTGCACACAACAAATCAAAGTTCgttaaattgttgaaaacattttttgcattGGTGCTCTAtgattactttttttttaaatttttttaaagaggTAAGTTACCCATGtattctaataaataaaataaataaataattaattagcaATCAGCTGATGTATGCTCTTATAAGTGAATGGCTATATAGAGAAcatcataaacaaaacaaaattgctcAACACTGATATTGCACGCGATGGCAGCGACAACGGCACAACAAACGGAGTTCCGTAATAATTTTCGCCTAATAGTTGAAAGAATCTTCAACAATTGGCAGAATTTGCGTCTTGCCGTTGAACATGGCATGGGTGGTCGCAATGGACAGCAGGTGAGCAAGTGTTTCTCCCTTAATGTCACACAATTTCTAACCTAACTCCTATTGTGGTTGGTCAGGTGGCAATCGAGATCATGGAATACACTTTTGAGTACTGCGTAGGCAACGAGAACATCACAGAGGGTGAGTTGCAGGATGTAATCGAGGAGCTGATGGATCAGGAATTCAATACGCTATGCGACGATCACTCCATACCCGAAATATGCCGCAATCTCCTGCGTTACAAGCAAATGGCGAAGGCGTCCCAATATCCACAGATTGAAGCTGAGCTCAGCAGATTGCCGCAGGGCAAGGACTGGTTACGTCCCGATGTCAAAATCACGTACACGCCCATAGAAGGCGATTCCTCCTCCGACGAAGACATGGATGAGGATGATGAAGGAGACGATGCCATGAATGGTGAGGATAGCGAAGAGGAGGCTGCAACTAGCAGTGACAGAGTTACACGCTCCCAGACACGTAAGCAGCAAGCGGCCGAGTTTGTGGAGCCAGAGGAGGGTTGGACGACTGTCCGTCgcaaatagaaatacaaataaaacgcAATTTATACTGTTAGTTATCAAAAAATGTGGCGTTTACTTCTTGCAAATCTAAAAAACGCAACGGAGCAATTGGCGGACGTGTCTTTGGCCTGTGGGTTATCCTGCAGAGATTACACTGAACGGGGGCAGTTGCATTTGGCTGAGGATCAACGTCCTCAGCTCGCGGATGCTGTAGTTGTGACCACGACGTGAATTTACTCCCCTTGGGCAGTGTCAACTTGAGATCAACAACCGAGGCAATCGAATCGATGTTGGGTGTCAGCGCCAGGTTAATTGCAGGATAGATGATGAAGGCAAATGCGGCGCCCACAATGATGAGCACTGGAACAAATGCAGCGAAATACTTGTCCGGCAGATGGGAATGCAATCCCAGCTCCACAGGCAAATATGCCCAAGCCACATAGATGAAAAACAGCACGGTGAAGAGAAAATAAAAGGCGAAGCCATAGATGGCTCTATGCGGAGTTGGCGCTGGGCTGTGTTCCGGCATCTCCAAAGAGTCGAATAGTGTCTTGGCAGAGCAGTAGACACTCAAAGAACGAGCTGATGGCAGTACGTAGATTCTTCACTTGATCCGCACTGAACTGGACAACAAGCACATTTTCCTCCAAGCTGAGTGTTTTGCGCACAAAATTACGACGAGGCTCTTGATCCACACTGAGCACGCGATAGGCAATTTCAGCGTGCTGCGGCGTATCAAATGGGAGTCTTAATGTGCTGCAAGTGaacttatgtatattttgaataataagtAATTCAATCCGGCACACTTACGATTCATTGACTGCCTGTTCTggcattttatgttttaatttatttacaactaATTTGACAGCAGCAGTGCATGCTTGTCAGCGCAAAATGTGAATGACAATACATCAAGCATTCAAAGTGCAAGCAGCTGTTTTTGTTAGCCGAGACAATAACCAGTGTAGTGTAACTTTAAACCACCCTCCCAACAAATAATATGATTGCCAGATAACGTTTCCAActtgtattttctttattacaAAATGCTTCCGCGTCCAATTCTTAATGATTTACTTAGTGTAGTATGTTTA
It encodes:
- the LOC117575771 gene encoding phosphatidylinositol N-acetylglucosaminyltransferase subunit P is translated as MPEHSPAPTPHRAIYGFAFYFLFTVLFFIYVAWAYLPVELGLHSHLPDKYFAAFVPVLIIVGAAFAFIIYPAINLALTPNIDSIASVVDLKLTLPKGSKFTSWSQLQHPRAEDVDPQPNATAPVQCNLCRITHRPKTRPPIAPLRFLDLQEVNATFFDN
- the LOC117575769 gene encoding uncharacterized protein LOC117575769 — protein: MAATTAQQTEFRNNFRLIVERIFNNWQNLRLAVEHGMGGRNGQQVAIEIMEYTFEYCVGNENITEGELQDVIEELMDQEFNTLCDDHSIPEICRNLLRYKQMAKASQYPQIEAELSRLPQGKDWLRPDVKITYTPIEGDSSSDEDMDEDDEGDDAMNGEDSEEEAATSSDRVTRSQTRKQQAAEFVEPEEGWTTVRRK
- the LOC117575772 gene encoding uncharacterized protein LOC117575772, which produces MPEQAVNESTLRLPFDTPQHAEIAYRVLSVDQEPRRNFVRKTLSLEENVLVVQFSADQVKNLRTAISSFFECLLLCQDTIRLFGDAGTQPSANSA
- the LOC117575766 gene encoding charged multivesicular body protein 2a — protein: MDWLFGKKISPDEMLRKNQRALNKAMRDLDRERMKMDQQEKKIIADIKKMAKEGQMDAVKIMAKDLVRTRRYSKKFMLMKANIQAVSLKIQTLKSQNTMAQAMKGVTKAMQNMNRQLNLPQIQKILQDFEKQSEMMDMKEEMINDAIDDAMEDEGDEEETDAVVSQVLDELGLQLGEQLGDLPTASGSLSVAGGAGAQKTAAAVAAGGAGGGPAPGGSGGGGGASGSAAGGSGGSTPMSDADADLQARLDKLRKD
- the LOC117575767 gene encoding UMP-CMP kinase, yielding MWRAFTRLIAITVESSSSAQGATPHRLLTQQFQAHSHQQINYLSLLNNRKMSSEKPKVVFVLGGPGAGKGTQCSKIVQRFQFTHLSAGDLLREERAREGSQFGQLIEDYIRNGQIVPVEVTCSLLENAMKNSGKTRFLIDGFPRNQDNLDGWNRQMDGKADMQFVLFFDCAEDVCVERCLGRGQSGSGRSDDNMESLKKRIQTYNNDSLPIIKFFEQAGQVKTIDASPDAEKVFEEVERVFLANGFQ
- the LOC117575768 gene encoding DNA replication complex GINS protein SLD5, which encodes MSDTENPEQVLNEPDLSTEAAYANGFEDDDDEDAEPITAQKVLEILETAWTNEICAPELLQHQTDMLELMLSQVAHMEEQMKDLDKNDFRFVVHQMELERIRYIMASYLRCRLQKIETYTQHILNQEATRDAADKRLSPEEAKYAQDFASHVDEYFNKVATQYMPNQQRGEAEQRIVTPNLMSHVFLKANIAVSGVIVGVDDEEVDLAPGSQHIIPYQLVADLIHKNQAQLI